The following nucleotide sequence is from Halictus rubicundus isolate RS-2024b chromosome 7, iyHalRubi1_principal, whole genome shotgun sequence.
GATAATATGTATCATTTGAACGATCGATCAATGCTAACGATTGAGGAGAatcattcattaaaaattgtaagTAATTCAATCGGTCGATGATACTAAGAACATGTTGACATTTGATGAAAAAGATTGTTTCCTGTCAATTTGTAGTTATTTGATACAAAGTTTCACATACTTtcttattattgcatttaccaAGCTATAGTTTGCGTATTAATCTGAATTTTATCTGCACATGACCAGCTCCGTATCTGTTATCGCATTAAACTATCATAATTCTAGCCTTGGTTATCAATAATAATATACTTTATATGATATAGTTTGATATGTACCACTgctgtgtatgtgtatatagaatgaaatatttaacggacatttttttaattttatttataggAAGAGTTGAAGACTACTCTGGAGAATGCTGGGAGCAACTTAGTTGTAATCGATTTCTTTGCTATATGGTGTGGTCCATGTAAAATGATTGGGCCTAAAGTTGAAGAACTCTCTAAGGTtggatttattttttttttaaatggagaaTGTTGAAAATCATGATAAATGTCTTtgataaaatgatttttcttctttatagGAACTGTCAGATGTAGTATTTTTAAAAGTAGATATAGACGAACTCCCAGACATTGCTGCACAATATGAGGTCACCAGCATGCCTACCTTTGTATTTATCAAGGGTGGTAAAGTGGTATGTATTGCTTTAGCTTTAACTGTGTCGTAGGGAAAGTGATAGTGTAAGTAAAATACTAATATTCGCCATTTCTTTTTTCAGTTGGAAACCTTTTCCGGCGCAAATTACGAGAGACTCAAACTCACAGTCCAAAAGTACAAGTGAATAATTGATTTGACCAATGATAATATTGCTAagcaaaattgtttaataattggCACTAATAGATAGTACTTACAAAATTTTTGAGCTAGCTGCTAGGctattgaaaatattcttttgtTAGCTTTATACTCTAGCAGCGAAGTTACTTTTAAGCCTTACCTCCTCTTATCCCCTATTTGAAGGAGTTATCTATCTTGAATATATACACCGCCACTAGAActgaaaaatgttcaaaatgtttcttGAAGTTATAAAAGTTGATCGAACTGGAAAAGTTTTTAGAGCGTATTTTAATTAATACGACTCGAAATGTTTCAACAAGACACAAAAAATAGAAAGGACTTACAAAAACATCCAAGTATTATTTATTGGAATATAATTTGCTGAAGTACTTCAAGCCTTATCAAATTCAACATGCTTCAAAAGCTTTTAAAGTATCAAATATACCTCTATAATCTATGCTAAAGTCTACGTTGAATTCTCGTTCAAATTTGAAAGTTCTAACTACTCCAAAATTTCCATGAGATACTGTGAGATATTCCAGATTTTATTGACTATCGCTGAATAATtttgaaatgaataaaacaataTTTCGTAAAACCAGAAGAGCTACCTGAAGTAGGATACTTTTAGAATGATGGTACATTGAGATTTCtcagaaaagtaaaaaaaaattcattctaaGAATTGGTCAAAGTTCCATCCAGTCtaataatttgttgaaatgtAATTCCAGGATTTGTTGCAAATGTTCTGACTTTCAACAGCTCTTATACCTGTAACTAAAATTGTAaggaaagaggaagagggaTAAAATTACCAAAATATATGGAGATATTACACAAAAATGTTAACATTTGATTAAAATCATCATTGTCTTTTATTTGCATATTAATTCAAGAATTTTTACCTTACATTTATTCTTGAAATATTACAAGTTCCACGTAAGATACAAGGATagtgaatttttcatttaaacttCGAGATTATTTATTCGACGATAGATTTCAGATCCGTGCAGATATTGTATACAATTACAGATACAATTAACCAGGATCAGAACGTAcagtcacagacgaggtataggagtagaccaatcaccatatgagGTTTTGTGTCTCACACACCGACAACTCGTTTTCtcacgccctctacgctgacaaacgataaatgttggaactagatccacgaaaacgcgatcaaatctgatcaaatacaaatgattgtcGACTTGTGGCtgtgatgttatgactatatgttcaaattatatttttttatttgatgtcattatattatatatctataattatctttatcaatacaattttcataaatcttaaACGTAAATAACTTTAtgcatacatttattttatacatttcccCGTGCGTagaattattattcgcattccTATAATTTTCTAACACTATTACTTCCCTGACACCGGCTCTGTGTCGATTGCCGTGGCAACTGATgaagggtcagattatactaggtaAGACTTAGATATTTATCTAAATTTCTCGTCGGTGctaataggctaccggtcggtaagcgtcgGGGACAAAAAATCGATTAAtaagctaccggtcggtaagagTCGAGGACAAAAAGACGATAAATAGGCCAgcggtcggtaaagtgttaatgcGCATCTCTTTTGAATGTATCTTGTACACCGACAAAGGATTGTTGTACCTCGTCGGTGATACAGCTCTGTGTCCGTGATAAAAGATGGTGTGGGTTCTGATCCAAGCTAAATCTCGGTATAGGTTCAGTTCCATGCTAAATCTGGGTATCGACTCTCACAACCTGACTGACAGCATCATGAAAGTTTTTGACAACgtgttttttataaaaataaatatcaattgAAACGACTGTAGTCAGTACGTGTTATCACACATGATCTATTACACAACACTCATTCACTCATTAAACAATATGATATCATTatggaaattatttaattctaacGTGCGCAAATTTTTTGTGTTTACCGTTAtgcattaattaattttaaaaacataATTTATCAATGAATGGCACGATATAGGAAAGAATCACCTCAAATGATTGTTCTGAGATTGTCCTAGTGAGGTGTACAGTTATTATAATTAATTGTCGTTCTAACATCGAGATTGTATTTAGGAAACACGTGCTGGCACACGTGTAAACTGTCGAATGCGGTGACGCATTACAAGATTTAACAGTTTACGTCTACATACAGCAACGCGTATTTCGGcaaaaaattgtctgaaatAAGCGATCTATACTTAGTTGAAGGTAGGCAAATTAGATAAACGCACAATATGACGGAAAAGTTACGAAGAtacgagaaaattgattttttaggAGAAGGACAGGTTAGTAGTGGTTTGATATTGTTCTCTTGATGTTATGAATGTATATTAATGTTTGTTATTATTTCAGTTCGCCACAGTTTACAAAGCCAAAGATATTGAAACGTcaaaaattgttgctgtaaaAAAGGTTTGCATAGATACTTTTGCATGTATAATACTTTACACCAATTTGTAATGTTGGACAATGTATTAGTTGGCTGATGTGATTGTAGATTAAAGTTGGAAGCCGTGCAGAAGCTAGAGATGGAATAAACAGAACAGCTCTGagagaaattaaattattgCAAGAACTGAAGCACGATAATGTGATTGGATTGCTAGGTATACTTTGAGTGTACCATTGTTAACTGTATAAGGCTATATAAATTAGATTCTATTCCTTTATTTGATCAATATCACAGTTTCCTATTAGTAATTCATAATGTAGATTATCTAGgaaaaatatgacaaatttgATGTGTTGTAGAATCCGAGATTAAATGCACTAAGCATTATGAAGCTTTTTAGCCAATAGTCATCTTTAAATACtctcaaaaaatatacaaaCTATTCTTGTTATATTGCAACTGGAGAAGCTATTCAGGTGGATACCTTTAGATGGACCACCTtctagaagaatttttataaacaagTGTTCTTCACTTTCGTGATATATATGAAATGTTATTAGATAATGTTCTATATAATTACTATACAAATGCACTTTTATTTCAGATGTTTTTGGCCACAAGTCAAACGTGTCTTTGGTATTTGATTTTATGGATACAGATttggaaataataataaaggACAACAACATTGTATTAACTTCTGGGAATATTAAAGCATATATGATTCAAACTCTGCAAGGTCTAGATTACCTGCATTATAATTGGATACTCCACAGAGATCTAAAGCCAAACAATTTACTTGTCAACGGGGAAGGTGTATTAAAGATCGGCGACTTTGGTCTTGCTAAATTTTTTGGTTCACCAAATAGGATAAACACTCATCAAGTGGTGACTAGATGGTATAGATCACCAGAATTATTGTATGGAGCAAGGCTCTATGGAGCTGGGATAGACATGTGGGCTGTTGGATGTATATTAGCAGAACTTTTATTAAGAGTACCATTTTTACCCGGAGAGTCTGATTTAGATCAGCTCACTAGGATATTTCAGGTACTGTGTTTATACAACCTGTTAACGACAGTGATAATGTTATTCTAAGTTTGTTTGAATTTATGTTGACATAATTTTTAGACATTAGGCACGCCCACGGAAGAAACATGGCCAGGAATGACTGAATTACCAGATTTCATTCAATTTAAACCGTTTCCCGGAACGCCATTGAAACACATATTTACTGCAGCTGGTGATGATCTCTTGGATTTAATTGCTAGCTTTCTGAACGTAAATCCTCTGGAAAGATGTACATGCGACCAGGCACTCCAAATGCCATACTTCAGCAACAAACCAGCACCAACACCTGGACCTAGACTGCCTCTCCCTACATCCGTGAAACGGCAACCAGAGGAAAAGCCTAATCTAAAAAGGAAATTACTCGAATCAATGGATGGTGCATCGCTTGCGAAACGAT
It contains:
- the LOC143355857 gene encoding thioredoxin-2 codes for the protein MVAEVMSAEELKTTLENAGSNLVVIDFFAIWCGPCKMIGPKVEELSKELSDVVFLKVDIDELPDIAAQYEVTSMPTFVFIKGGKVLETFSGANYERLKLTVQKYK
- the Cdk7 gene encoding cyclin-dependent kinase 7; this encodes MTEKLRRYEKIDFLGEGQFATVYKAKDIETSKIVAVKKIKVGSRAEARDGINRTALREIKLLQELKHDNVIGLLDVFGHKSNVSLVFDFMDTDLEIIIKDNNIVLTSGNIKAYMIQTLQGLDYLHYNWILHRDLKPNNLLVNGEGVLKIGDFGLAKFFGSPNRINTHQVVTRWYRSPELLYGARLYGAGIDMWAVGCILAELLLRVPFLPGESDLDQLTRIFQTLGTPTEETWPGMTELPDFIQFKPFPGTPLKHIFTAAGDDLLDLIASFLNVNPLERCTCDQALQMPYFSNKPAPTPGPRLPLPTSVKRQPEEKPNLKRKLLESMDGASLAKRLQF